The Yersinia entomophaga nucleotide sequence GTCGCCGCATTGCCTTCCATATTCGTTTTAACCGCCCGTCATCACTGTTTGCCCGCTGCTGGCTATTGGTGGAGGGTGAGACAGAAATCTGGTTGCTTAACGAACTGGCTCGCCAATGTGGCTATCACTTTGAAGCTGAAGGGGTAAAAGTCATCGAGTTTGCGCAAAGTGGTTTACGTCCATTGCTAAAATTCGCCAATCGCATGGGCATTCAGTGGCATACCCTGACCGACGGCGACGATGCCGGTAAGAAGTATGCCGCTACCGTTCGGGATATTGCGGAGCGCAACGGTGATAATGAACGAGATCGCCTGACCATGTTGCCGGCGCCGGATATGGAGCAATTCCTATATCGTGCGGGATTTGGCCCGGTTTATCATCGAATATCAGCGATACCGATGAATGCCAAAATGCCGCCGCGCCGGGTGATTGAGAAAGCGATACATCGCACTTCCAAGCCCGATTTGGCTATTGAAGTTGCCACTCAGGCTGGGGTGTGGGGCGTGAGTTCGGTACCGCCAATTCTGAAAAAGATGTTTTCCCGCGTGGTGTGGCTGGCTCGGGGTCGCGCGGATTAACCGAGGTATTTTCAGCACAAGGGAAGTGGGCGCTAATCCCGCTTTCCAATTGATCCAATAACTGATAACGGCGGCGATATTCAGCGCGTTTCTTGCTAGGGATATCCTCAATGGCTTTCCGCGCTACGCGGGCAGGCAGCAGAAAATAACCTTCCTCGCTCATTTGGCCGCCCAGAGATTGCCAGAAACCATCATAATCGGCGTGTAACTTATCGCTTTTCCGTTGACGATAGCGCCAGCTTTTATAGATATGAGTATCATTACCCACCGCTATAATCTGAGTGATCCCCAACATTTCGGCCAGACTACAGGCTGCTTCCAGCAGGATACGTTTCGGGAACAGGCCGTGACAGTTTTTGGTGCTGATTTGAATTTCTTCATGAGCTACCTGCGGTGCGGCTCCTTGTAACCCACCAATAAACAACGTTTTTTTCTGTCGATAACTCATCAAACTAAAGGTCATGAGCGCCAGTGTTTCACCTTGTTGATTGGTAAACATCAGCGTGGCTTCCCCTTCTTTATTGAGCATCGGCAACGTACCGAGGTAAACGCGGTACTGGCTGTCATTGCGTCCGCTTAATTCGGCCAATTTATAAGGCTTGGATTGGAGATATCCCGTCGCCAATGCTGATGGCATCAATTCATTGACCAACCGATAGTGCTCTTTGATCGCCTGTAATCCCTGACGTTTACTGAGATTGGCGCTGAGATACGGACGGTGCAGTTTGCAAGGTAAATCCGGCTGAGATTGCAGCAGCGTACCGAGCTGCGGGTTATTCGCCAATTCACTGAGTAGCGCCAGAGTAACCTGAGGATAAATCAGCGTTCTGGCCAGAAACTTAAAGCGAAAAGCCGGTTTTCGCCACACCTCCGGCAGGTTTTCTTCCCCTTTTATCAACTGCGAAATTAACTGCCAGCGACTTAAATGATTCGGCGCTGATGGGGGTGAAGTGAATAAATACATTGGAATATCCGTTTCGTTATCAAACTTTGTCTCTATTGAAGCAAGGGGGAACTAAACAGCGACTCAATGCGTCTTATGTTGGTATTATTTATATGATTTGATGTTTATATTACGTTTAAATTCGCGCACTCTCAGAGTGATAATTTAATCAGCGCTACGGTATTTTCATTAGCATTTGTCTATTTCAAGCATAAATTTTAATAAGGTAGGTAATTAATTTGACGTGGTTTAGCGGACGTAAACGACGCTGGATTCTGGCGATTGTGATTCTGGCAATTGGCGGTTTTTGGGCGATCAAGCATGGAATGGCACCGGCTGCGACACAGTATCAAACCGTCAAAGTGGTTAATCGGGATCTGCAACAAAACATATTAGCGATAGGTAAATTGGACGCGGTGCGCAAAGTTGATGTGGGTGCGCAGGTGAGCGGGCAGCTTGAACGGCTCTATGTGGAGATCGGCGATAAGGTCAAGCAGGGGCAACTGCTGGCGATGATCGATCCGCAGCAGGCACAGAACCAGATCAAAGAGGTGGAAGCGACGCTGCAAGATCTTAACGCTCAGCTGTTGCAAGCCAAAGCCGAGCGGCAGTTGGCGGAGGTGACGCTGAGCCGCCAGCAACAATTGGCGAAGCTACAGGCGGTTTCTCTTCAGGTTCTGGATCAGGCCGCAACGGATTTGGCGGTAAAAAAAGCAAAAGTTGGCACGATCAGCGCACAAATCAGCAAAACCAAAGCCAGCCTGGATACGGCCAAAATTAATCTGGATTACACCAAAATTTCCGCCCCGATGGACGGCGATGTAGTGCAAATTACTACGTTGCAAGGCCAGACAGTGATTGCCGCACAACAGGCGCCAAACATTCTGACGTTGGCCGATATGCGTACGATGCTGGTGAATGCTCAAGTTTCCGAAGCGGATGTTATCCACCTGAAACCGGGGCTGAAAGCCTCATTCACTGTATTGGGTGATCCGTCGAAGCATTTTGACGGTGTACTCAAAGATATTCAGCCAACGCCGGAAAA carries:
- a CDS encoding VirK/YbjX family protein gives rise to the protein MYLFTSPPSAPNHLSRWQLISQLIKGEENLPEVWRKPAFRFKFLARTLIYPQVTLALLSELANNPQLGTLLQSQPDLPCKLHRPYLSANLSKRQGLQAIKEHYRLVNELMPSALATGYLQSKPYKLAELSGRNDSQYRVYLGTLPMLNKEGEATLMFTNQQGETLALMTFSLMSYRQKKTLFIGGLQGAAPQVAHEEIQISTKNCHGLFPKRILLEAACSLAEMLGITQIIAVGNDTHIYKSWRYRQRKSDKLHADYDGFWQSLGGQMSEEGYFLLPARVARKAIEDIPSKKRAEYRRRYQLLDQLESGISAHFPCAENTSVNPRDPEPATPRGKTSFSELAVPNSRPTPQPEWQLQ
- the macA gene encoding macrolide transporter subunit MacA, with the translated sequence MTWFSGRKRRWILAIVILAIGGFWAIKHGMAPAATQYQTVKVVNRDLQQNILAIGKLDAVRKVDVGAQVSGQLERLYVEIGDKVKQGQLLAMIDPQQAQNQIKEVEATLQDLNAQLLQAKAERQLAEVTLSRQQQLAKLQAVSLQVLDQAATDLAVKKAKVGTISAQISKTKASLDTAKINLDYTKISAPMDGDVVQITTLQGQTVIAAQQAPNILTLADMRTMLVNAQVSEADVIHLKPGLKASFTVLGDPSKHFDGVLKDIQPTPEKVNDAIFYSARFEVPNPDGLLRLQMTAQVSIQLSKVEQAKVVPLSALGNELGVNRYEVAVLKNGKEEKREVTIGIRNNVDAQVLSGLEVGDEVITSRGVAEAE